TCAAGGACATCTTATGTTTGCGAAAAAGAAAATAACGCCCGGAGCACATTGGATTGGCATTACCAAAATAGCAAGTAAAAAGACTAATGCTGATTTTGATAAAACTATTTTTGCTCATACTAAAACATCTATTGCTATGTATGATGCTTTTATAAGTTGTTGGGATGAAAAATATAGAAGCAATTTAATTAGACCTGAAACTCTAATCAATCAATATATTGACGAAAACTGGAAACCCGTTTTACAAACACCTCCATTTCCTGAATACACTAGTGGCCATAGCGTTGTCTCTGGAGCAGCTGCCACAACACTTACGAGTATTTTTGGTGAAAATTTTGATTTCGAAGACGATAGTGAAATTAATTTTGGATTACCAGTTAGGCACTTTAAATCTTTCTTACAAGCTGCAGATGAAGCAGCCATAAGCAGAATGTATGGGGGTATACATTACCGTTCTGCAGTAGAAGTAGGCATAAATCAAGGTAGAGATCTTGGAGGTTTTGTTAATAAAAAGCTAACAATGCTTGCTAAATAGGACATTTCACACTGGTTATCAATATGAAAAAAAAAATTATTTCAATACTATCAATTATTAGTATTGGCGGATTAATCTGGTATTTATTCATTAAACCGTATGATTATTTAGTCCGTTTTAAAACGAACACAAATGTTGGAGTAATTAATCAAGCCTTAAAAGCTTGGTCCAACTCGTATACTGATTCTAAAATTCAATTTTCAGATAATTTAAATATGCTAAGTCAGCAAATAGATTTGGGTGAAGACACATACACCTACGAATGGGTTATAGAGCCAACTACAGACTCTACGTCATTTGTAAAAGCGTATGCTACAGATACTAAAAACAGCCTTATAAACAAGCTAAAAATTCCTTTTACAGAAACAACTATTGAAAAAAAAGTAAAAGAAAATATTTCTGAATTTAACACCTATTTAATTGAACATCTTAAGAACTTTAAAGTTGGAACTGTAGTACAAGAGAAATTACCATCTAAATATGTGGCTTACGTAAGCATTAAAACCACACAAAATAAAAAAGTTGGTGGTATGATGAAAAACCATCCTTATCTCGACAATATTATGGCTACTAATAAAATAAAACCAGATGGTCTTCCTTTTATAGAGGTTACCTATTGGAATACAAAAAATGATAGCATTTATTATGACTTTTGTTATCCAATCATAAAAGAAGACAGCTTACCTTATTTTAAAGACATTAAATACAGAAGATTTGAAGGAGGTAATATGCTTAAAACAGAATACAACGGCAACTACATTACATCAGACAGAGCATGGTACAAACTAATGAATACCGCTAAATCCAAAAATATATCGGTTAAGAAATTACCGATTGAAGTTTTTTATACGAATCCTAATTTTGGAGGTAATGAACTAGAATGGAAAGCTGAAATTTTTATGCCCATAATTATTAAATAAAAAAAGGAACTCTTTTCAGAGTTCCTTTTTTTATTTAATAATTTATCTTAAGACCTACTTTGCAAAGTAGACATAAATAGCAATAACAATAACACAAATAGCAATACCTATTTGATTTACATATTTATACGGTGTAATAGATACCTGATTGGTATACTCTAAAACAAATGGTTCTTTTCTTGGATAGAAATATCCAATAACCAACATAATAGCTATATTCAATACAAATAAAATTGCCAAGTTATGTAAGAAATGAGGATATGCACCAGCCTCTATTAACCTAAGTGCATTTACATCCGTAACACCTGCTAATTCCGCTTTCTCTAATGCAGCTTTTACCATGCTTGGCCCAACAACAAACTCACTAATAATGTATAATATGGAACCGGATATAATACCGATCTTTGCTGCAATTGCAGGCACCCTTTTTGTAAAATAACCCACAACAATAATGGTAAAAATTGGAATACTATAAATTCCGTTTATTTTCTGTAAATAATTAAATAAACTATCGGCATTAGCAATTAAAGGAGCTATAAACATTGCCGCTAAAGCCAAACAAACTCCAAATATTTTTCCATATTTTACAACAATATTTTCTGGAGCCTCTGGATTAATGTGTTGCTTATAAATATCAATTCCGAAAAGTGTTACAGAACTGTTTAAAACACTATTAAAAGAGCTTAAAATAGCCCCGAAGAGTACTGCTGCAAAGAAACCTACTAAAGGTTTTGGCAGTACTGCCCGTACTAATTCAGGATATGCCATATCACTAGATGCTAGTCCATTATCAAAATAATGGTAGGCTATCATTCCTGGTAAGACTAAAATTAACGGACCTAATATTTTTAAAAATGAAGCTAAAAGTAATCCTTTCTGTCCTTCTGCAAGATTCTTGGCACCTAATGCTCTTTGAATAATTTGTTGGTTGGTTCCCCAATAAAATAATTGCACCAACATCATCCCTGTGAAAATCGTTGAAAAAGGAACCTCTTGACCAGGGTTTCCTGTAGAATCAAACCGCGCTGGATCTGAAGTTATTAAAATATCTAATCCTCCTAAAACACTACCATCACCGATAGCCATTAATCCAAATATAGGAATCAGCATTCCTCCTATCAATAAACCAATTGCATTTATAGAATCTGAAACCACAACAGCTTTTAACCCTCCAAATACAGCATATATAGAACCTATAATTCCTATACCCCAAATACACAGTACAAGAGCCGTTTTATCAGAAACATCTAATAGGGTAGGAATATCAAACATACCACTTATCGCTACAGAGCCAGAATAGAGTATAACTGGTAATAGAACTACAACGTAACCCGTTAAAAATAAGGCTGAAGTTATTGTTTTTGTGGTAGTATCAAATCGTTTTGCTAAAAACCCTGGTATCGTGGTTAATCCTCCTTTTAAATATCTAGGTAATAAAAAGATTGCAGTTACGACGATGGCTATCGCAGCTAAAGTTTCCCATGCCATAACAGATAATCCGTCTTTATAAGCACTACCATTTAACCCTACAATTTGCTCTGTAGATAAATTAGTTAACAATAAAGAACCTGCAATTACTCCTGCCGTTAAGCTCCTTCCTCCTAAAAAATAACCATCTGATGAAGATTCGTCTGTCTTCCGCGTAGCAAAGTAAGAAATGATAGCCACAAGAGCTGTAAATCCTACAAATGAAATAATTCCTAACATTTTTTATTTAGTTTGATTATAATTTATAAATATATTGGAATAATTACACATAATTTAATTTACACGCCTATAATTATTAGTATAGTAGAATCATTTATCATATTCATACAACTACAACGTTTTCTTTAATCAAAAATTCATTTTAACAGGAATTTCACCATTTTAAAAAAGCTATTTCGTTGCTTTGTAAAATCTAAATGAAAAATTTTTTAAATCGAAAAAATGAAACTTTTATCGTTTATATCTATTGCTGTTTTTTTAACAGGTTGTTCCAACTACGGACAGCTAACCTTTGTTACCAAACTACCTAAAGCCGTAAAAGAAAATTCTGGAATTGCTTATTACGGGAATGAAAAGGCTTGGTTTGTAGAAGATCATGGTAATGATGATGTACTATATCAAATTGGTTTTAATGGCAAAATTTTAAAAGAGCTCCGAGTTAAAAATGCTAAAAACCATGATTGGGAAGATTTAACTCAGGATAAAAAAGGAAATCTTTATATTGGTGATATTGGTAACAATGCTAACGAACGAAAAAATTTAGTTGTTTACAAAGTTCCAAACCCAGAAATAGAGCCTGGAAATAAAATTGATGCACAGCAAATAGAATTTTATTATCCTGAGCAAAAAGAATTTCCTCCAAAAAAAGATAATTTAATTTATGATGCTGAAGCCTTGTTTCATTTTAATAATGCA
This genomic stretch from Cellulophaga algicola DSM 14237 harbors:
- a CDS encoding GyrI-like domain-containing protein is translated as MKKKIISILSIISIGGLIWYLFIKPYDYLVRFKTNTNVGVINQALKAWSNSYTDSKIQFSDNLNMLSQQIDLGEDTYTYEWVIEPTTDSTSFVKAYATDTKNSLINKLKIPFTETTIEKKVKENISEFNTYLIEHLKNFKVGTVVQEKLPSKYVAYVSIKTTQNKKVGGMMKNHPYLDNIMATNKIKPDGLPFIEVTYWNTKNDSIYYDFCYPIIKEDSLPYFKDIKYRRFEGGNMLKTEYNGNYITSDRAWYKLMNTAKSKNISVKKLPIEVFYTNPNFGGNELEWKAEIFMPIIIK
- a CDS encoding solute:sodium symporter family transporter — translated: MLGIISFVGFTALVAIISYFATRKTDESSSDGYFLGGRSLTAGVIAGSLLLTNLSTEQIVGLNGSAYKDGLSVMAWETLAAIAIVVTAIFLLPRYLKGGLTTIPGFLAKRFDTTTKTITSALFLTGYVVVLLPVILYSGSVAISGMFDIPTLLDVSDKTALVLCIWGIGIIGSIYAVFGGLKAVVVSDSINAIGLLIGGMLIPIFGLMAIGDGSVLGGLDILITSDPARFDSTGNPGQEVPFSTIFTGMMLVQLFYWGTNQQIIQRALGAKNLAEGQKGLLLASFLKILGPLILVLPGMIAYHYFDNGLASSDMAYPELVRAVLPKPLVGFFAAVLFGAILSSFNSVLNSSVTLFGIDIYKQHINPEAPENIVVKYGKIFGVCLALAAMFIAPLIANADSLFNYLQKINGIYSIPIFTIIVVGYFTKRVPAIAAKIGIISGSILYIISEFVVGPSMVKAALEKAELAGVTDVNALRLIEAGAYPHFLHNLAILFVLNIAIMLVIGYFYPRKEPFVLEYTNQVSITPYKYVNQIGIAICVIVIAIYVYFAK